One part of the Streptomyces sp. NBC_00286 genome encodes these proteins:
- the ahcY gene encoding adenosylhomocysteinase, whose protein sequence is MTTVENRQDFKVADLSLADFGRKEITLAEHEMPGLMAIRKEYAEAQPLAGARITGSLHMTVQTAVLIETLAALGAEVRWASCNIFSTQDHAAAAIAVGPNGTPDNPQGIPVFAWKGETLEEYWWCTEQALTWPNTPTGGPNMILDDGGDATLLVHKGVEYEKDGKVPPVDTAENDEHRVILELLHRTISDGSRKWTQLASEIRGVTEETTTGVHRLYEMQREGTLLFPAINVNDAVTKSKFDNKYGCRHSLIDGINRATDVLIGGKTAVVFGYGDVGKGCAESLRGQGARVIVTEIDPICALQAAMDGYQVTTLDEVVDKADIFITTTGNKDIIMASDMAKMKHQAIVGNIGHFDNEIDMAGLAKIPGIVKDEVKPQVHTWTFPDGKVLIVLSEGRLLNLGNATGHPSFVMSNSFADQTLAQIELFTKQSEYPTDVYVLPKHLDEKVARLHLDALGVKLTTLRPEQAAYIGVEVEGPYKPDHYRY, encoded by the coding sequence ATGACGACTGTCGAGAACCGACAGGACTTCAAGGTCGCCGACCTCTCCCTGGCCGACTTCGGCCGCAAGGAGATCACCCTTGCCGAGCACGAGATGCCCGGCCTGATGGCGATCCGCAAGGAGTACGCCGAGGCGCAGCCCCTCGCGGGCGCCCGCATCACCGGCTCCCTGCACATGACCGTGCAGACCGCCGTACTCATCGAGACCCTCGCCGCCCTGGGCGCCGAGGTCCGCTGGGCCTCCTGCAACATCTTCTCCACGCAGGACCACGCCGCCGCCGCCATCGCGGTAGGCCCGAACGGCACGCCCGACAACCCCCAGGGCATCCCGGTCTTCGCCTGGAAGGGCGAGACCCTGGAGGAGTACTGGTGGTGCACGGAGCAGGCCCTGACCTGGCCGAACACGCCCACCGGCGGCCCGAACATGATCCTGGACGACGGCGGTGACGCCACCCTCCTCGTTCACAAGGGCGTCGAGTACGAGAAGGACGGCAAGGTCCCGCCCGTCGACACCGCCGAGAACGACGAGCACCGCGTGATCCTCGAGCTCCTGCACCGCACCATTTCGGACGGCTCCCGGAAGTGGACCCAACTCGCCTCGGAGATCCGCGGCGTCACCGAGGAGACCACGACCGGCGTCCACCGCCTGTACGAGATGCAGCGTGAGGGCACCCTCCTGTTCCCGGCGATCAACGTCAACGACGCCGTCACCAAGTCGAAGTTCGACAACAAGTACGGCTGCCGCCACTCCCTGATCGACGGCATCAACCGCGCCACCGACGTCCTCATCGGCGGCAAGACCGCGGTCGTCTTCGGCTACGGCGACGTGGGCAAGGGCTGCGCGGAGTCCCTGCGCGGACAGGGCGCCCGCGTGATTGTCACCGAGATCGACCCGATCTGCGCACTGCAGGCGGCGATGGACGGCTACCAGGTCACGACGCTCGACGAGGTCGTCGACAAGGCCGACATCTTCATCACCACGACCGGCAACAAGGACATCATCATGGCCTCGGACATGGCCAAGATGAAGCACCAGGCGATCGTGGGCAACATCGGTCACTTCGACAACGAGATCGACATGGCCGGCCTCGCGAAGATCCCCGGGATCGTCAAGGACGAGGTCAAGCCGCAGGTCCACACCTGGACGTTCCCCGACGGCAAGGTGCTCATCGTCCTCTCCGAGGGCCGCCTGCTGAACCTGGGCAACGCCACCGGACACCCGTCCTTCGTGATGTCCAACTCGTTCGCGGACCAGACCCTGGCCCAGATCGAGCTGTTCACCAAGCAGTCGGAGTACCCGACCGACGTCTACGTGCTGCCCAAGCACCTCGACGAGAAGGTCGCCCGCCTCCACCTCGACGCACTCGGCGTGAAGCTCACCACGCTCCGCCCTGAGCAGGCCGCGTACATCGGTGTCGAGGTCGAGGGCCCGTACAAGCCGGACCACTACCGCTACTGA
- a CDS encoding cation diffusion facilitator family transporter: MSASGGTKAIVAALLANLSIAVAKFVAFLFSGSSSMLAESVHSLADSGNQGLLLLGGKKAQREATPQHPFGYGRERYIYAFLVSIVLFSVGGMFAIYEGYEKIKHPHEIEHWYWPVGVLVFAIIAETFSFRMAIVESNALRGRQSWREFVRHAKAPELPVVLLEDLGALVGLILALGGVSMALATGDGVWDGIGTLCIGILLILIAIVLAAETKSLLLGEAAGVEEVQKIEAAIVDGGTVTHIIHMRTLHLGPEELLVAAKIAVQHDDTATEIAAAIDAAESRIREAVPIARVIYLEPDIYSEAEAAKGPDREAAPGGPTAPAEH; this comes from the coding sequence ATGAGCGCGTCAGGCGGCACCAAAGCGATCGTGGCGGCACTGCTCGCCAACCTCTCGATCGCGGTAGCGAAGTTCGTGGCGTTCCTCTTCAGCGGCTCCTCGTCGATGCTCGCCGAGTCCGTGCACTCACTCGCCGACTCCGGCAACCAGGGCCTGCTGCTCCTCGGCGGCAAGAAGGCCCAGCGCGAGGCGACCCCGCAGCACCCGTTCGGCTACGGCCGCGAGCGCTACATCTACGCCTTCCTCGTCTCGATCGTCCTCTTCTCGGTCGGCGGCATGTTCGCGATCTACGAGGGTTACGAGAAGATCAAGCACCCGCACGAGATCGAGCACTGGTACTGGCCGGTGGGTGTCCTCGTCTTCGCGATCATCGCCGAGACGTTCTCCTTCCGGATGGCCATCGTGGAGTCGAACGCCCTGCGCGGCAGGCAGTCCTGGAGGGAATTCGTACGCCACGCCAAGGCGCCCGAGCTGCCCGTCGTCCTCTTGGAGGACCTGGGCGCGCTGGTCGGTCTGATCCTGGCGCTCGGCGGCGTCAGCATGGCGCTGGCCACGGGCGACGGCGTCTGGGACGGCATCGGCACCCTGTGCATCGGCATCCTGCTCATCCTCATCGCGATCGTCCTCGCCGCAGAGACCAAGTCGCTCCTCCTCGGCGAGGCCGCCGGCGTGGAAGAGGTCCAGAAGATCGAGGCCGCCATCGTCGACGGCGGCACGGTCACCCACATCATCCACATGCGCACGCTCCACCTCGGCCCCGAGGAACTCCTGGTCGCCGCCAAGATCGCCGTCCAGCACGACGACACGGCCACCGAGATCGCCGCCGCCATCGACGCCGCCGAGTCCCGCATCCGCGAAGCCGTCCCGATCGCCCGGGTCATCTACCTCGAGCCCGACATCTACAGCGAAGCCGAAGCAGCCAAGGGCCCAGACCGCGAAGCCGCCCCAGGCGGCCCGACCGCACCGGCCGAGCACTGA
- a CDS encoding RDD family protein, protein MSELVTGEAVALELRPAKLPSRALAVLIDLVAAMAAYIAVTVALVVSTTGLDEAAQTAVSIAAFLLVLVGGPIAVETLSRGRSLGKLACGLRVVRDDGGPIRFRHALVRGAVGVVEILMTLGIVACIASLVSARGRRLGDVFAGTLVVRERIPAGRTPFVPPPPPWLAGRFSGLDLSAVPDGLWLAVRQYLTRMQQLDPQVGWAMAERLAADVAERTGAPAPQGVPPAAYLAAVMQERQAREARRAFGGSEPVGSGAGSADPAATQMPPAASAAYPAVQPPHSAGPSSAGPAVHPSGSESTPSAGQGAPAAAPRAAESERPATGFVPPA, encoded by the coding sequence GTGAGTGAGCTTGTGACGGGCGAGGCGGTGGCACTGGAGCTGCGCCCCGCGAAGCTGCCGAGCCGGGCGTTGGCCGTGCTGATCGACCTGGTGGCGGCGATGGCCGCGTATATCGCTGTGACGGTGGCCCTCGTGGTCTCCACGACCGGTCTCGATGAGGCGGCGCAGACGGCGGTTTCCATCGCGGCGTTCCTGCTCGTGCTGGTGGGCGGGCCGATCGCGGTGGAGACGCTCAGTCGTGGGCGTTCGCTGGGGAAGCTGGCGTGCGGGCTGCGGGTGGTGCGGGACGACGGCGGTCCGATCCGGTTCCGGCATGCGCTGGTGCGTGGGGCGGTCGGTGTGGTCGAGATCCTGATGACGCTCGGGATCGTGGCGTGCATCGCGTCGCTCGTGTCTGCTCGGGGGCGGCGGCTCGGGGATGTGTTCGCGGGGACCCTGGTCGTGCGGGAGCGGATACCTGCCGGGCGTACGCCTTTCGTTCCTCCGCCGCCGCCTTGGCTCGCGGGGCGGTTTTCCGGGCTTGATCTGTCCGCGGTTCCGGATGGGCTGTGGCTGGCGGTCCGGCAATATCTGACGCGGATGCAGCAGTTGGATCCGCAGGTCGGCTGGGCGATGGCAGAGCGGCTCGCGGCGGACGTCGCGGAGCGCACCGGGGCTCCCGCCCCACAGGGGGTGCCACCGGCGGCGTATCTCGCGGCCGTGATGCAGGAGCGGCAGGCACGGGAGGCCCGGCGGGCGTTCGGCGGCAGTGAGCCTGTCGGGAGCGGGGCTGGGTCGGCCGACCCAGCCGCCACCCAGATGCCGCCCGCCGCCTCTGCCGCCTATCCGGCGGTGCAGCCGCCGCACTCCGCCGGTCCCTCGAGCGCGGGCCCGGCGGTTCACCCCTCGGGCTCTGAGTCGACGCCGTCGGCTGGGCAAGGGGCGCCCGCCGCAGCTCCGCGGGCTGCCGAAAGTGAGCGCCCGGCCACCGGGTTCGTACCGCCGGCGTGA
- a CDS encoding stage II sporulation protein M — translation MDLDVFVSAHRAEWDRLDALLRRQRRLTGAEADELVALYQRTATHLSLIQSSAPDPQLTGRLSQLVARARSAVTGTRRASWRDVTHFLAYGFPAAVYRSRHWWVPTALLSTAVAAILGWWIGTHPEVQSSIAAPSELRELTRPGGQYETYYSSHPAASFAAQVWTNNAQAAAMCLVLGAFLCLPVIWILFQNMLNLGVGIGLMSSAGRLDTFLGLVLPHGLLELTAVFVAAGTGLRLGWTLIDPGPRSRRAALAEEGRAALGMAIGLALVLFISGAIEGFVTPSGLPTWARISIGILAELAFLAYVYILGGRAARAGATGDVAETERSASVPTAA, via the coding sequence ATGGACCTCGACGTCTTCGTGTCCGCCCACCGCGCCGAGTGGGACCGGCTCGACGCACTACTGCGCCGCCAGCGCCGCCTCACAGGCGCGGAGGCCGACGAACTCGTCGCCCTGTACCAGCGCACGGCGACCCACCTCTCCCTGATCCAGTCCAGCGCCCCCGACCCCCAACTCACCGGCCGCCTCAGCCAACTGGTGGCACGCGCGCGTAGTGCCGTAACAGGCACACGCCGAGCCTCCTGGCGCGACGTAACCCACTTCCTTGCGTACGGTTTCCCCGCCGCGGTCTACCGCTCACGCCACTGGTGGGTCCCCACAGCACTCCTCTCCACCGCGGTCGCGGCCATCCTGGGGTGGTGGATCGGCACCCATCCCGAGGTCCAGTCCTCGATCGCGGCCCCCAGCGAGCTACGAGAGCTCACCCGCCCCGGCGGACAGTACGAGACGTACTACTCGAGCCACCCCGCGGCTTCCTTCGCCGCCCAGGTATGGACGAACAACGCCCAAGCCGCAGCCATGTGCCTCGTCCTCGGTGCCTTCTTGTGCCTGCCGGTCATCTGGATCCTCTTCCAGAACATGCTCAACCTGGGCGTGGGCATAGGCCTCATGTCCTCGGCGGGCCGCCTCGACACCTTCCTGGGCCTCGTCCTCCCACACGGTCTCCTGGAACTGACCGCCGTCTTCGTAGCCGCCGGTACGGGTCTACGCCTCGGCTGGACTCTGATCGACCCGGGCCCCCGCTCCCGACGTGCGGCCCTCGCCGAAGAGGGCCGTGCCGCCCTGGGCATGGCGATAGGCCTCGCCCTGGTCCTCTTCATCTCCGGCGCCATCGAAGGCTTCGTCACCCCCTCCGGTCTCCCGACCTGGGCCCGCATCAGCATCGGTATCCTCGCCGAACTGGCCTTCCTCGCGTACGTGTACATCCTGGGCGGTCGCGCGGCACGCGCCGGCGCCACGGGCGACGTCGCGGAGACGGAGCGCAGTGCCTCCGTACCGACCGCAGCCTGA